A segment of the uncultured Desulfobulbus sp. genome:
ACCTGGAAAATCTCTTCTCCAGTGCTGAAGTAGCCACCATCTTTCTAGATCACGCCCTCAACATCAAACGCTACTCACCGGCCATGGCCAGGCTGTGCAACCTGATTCCTGCTGATATTGGCCGCCCTTTCCGCCACCTCTCCAGTATTTCCCCCTGGTCCGAGTTGCCCACGGATGCAGCCAATGTTCTCCAGTCGCAACAGCCCCTGGAACGTGAGGTTGATCTCAACGATGACGAACGCAGTTTTATCATGCGGATGTTACCCTACCGCAATGCTGATAAAACCGTCGATGGTGTTGTCCTGACTCTGATTGACATTACCCAGCGCAAGCGGATGGAGATGGAGCTTGAGGAGACTGCCGCCAACCTCAAACTTCTCATTGAGCAAGCACCGGTCAGTCTGGCGATGTTTGATCGCGAAATGAATCATCTCCAGGTGAGTCGACGCTGGATGGTTGATTTTAACTTGGGAGATCAAGATATCATCGGCCGCTCTCATTATGAGGTCTTCCCTGAAATTCCTCAGGACTGGAGGGAAGCGCATCAAAAAGGTTTACGGGGTGAACTTCTCCAGTCGGATGGCGATCTTTTTGAGCGTCTTGATGGCAGTAAACAGTGGATACGCTGGAAGATTCGTCCCTGGAAAGATGCGGCCGGACAAATCGGTGGCATTGTCATCTTTGCAGAAGACATTACCGCCATAAAAGAGGCGAGAGAGATTCTGCACCGGTATGAACTCCTGGCCGAACACAGTCAGGATATAATTTTGTTTGTTGACCATGCAACAGGCCGCCTGGTTGAAGCCAACTCCACCGCCTGCGAGAGCTATGGCTACAGCCGTGATGAACTGCTGCACCTGACCATCAATGATCTGCGTTTATCCGATTCCGAGGATCTCTCCCGGCAGCAGATGGACGAGGCAGAGGCGCAGGGAATTTTGTTTGAAACCATCCACCGTCGTAAAGATGGCACCACCTTTATTGCCGAAGTGAACTCGGTGGGGGCTCAAATTGAAGGCCGGGACCTCCTATTAAGCATTGTTCGCGATATCAGCGAGCGTAAACAGGCTGCCCTGCAGGTGGCACAGCTGGCTTCCATCGTCGCCTCATCCGATGACGCTATCATTTCCAAGAATCTCGAAGGAATTATTCAAAGCTGGAACGCCGGGGCAGAGCGTCTTTTTGGATACCAGGCCACGGAAATCATTGGCCAGCACATTACAGTCATTGTCCCGCAAGAATTACGTGCGGAAGAGAAAAAAATTCAACAGACCCTGGCTGCCGGTGGGCGGTTGGATCATTTTGAAACTGTACGTCTGACCAATACCGGGCAACGGATCGATGTCTCCCTTTCTGTCTCTCCTCTTGTTGACGACAACAATAAGGTGATCGGTATTTCCAAAATTGCCCGAGATATTTCGGAAAAAATCCAGGCAGCTCGAGCCCTGGAACAAAGTGAGGAGCGGTTACGCCAGACCCTTAATGCCACCAGTGAGGCTATCTGGGACTGGGATCTGCGCAGTGGAAAGATTTACCGCTCATCGCGCTATTTCGAGCTGGTCGGCCGCGATCCCGCCGAGGATAGTAAAGACTTTGCCTTTTTCCTCAGTACGGTGCATCCCGATGACCGCCCCCAGGTTCTTGCCACTATCGAGGCCCACAAAAAGAGGCTGACACCTTCCATGGAGTATGATTTTCGCCTGAACCCTCAGTTTGGTTATGGGAAATGGCTGAAAGTTAAAGGAAAAGCCGTCCTGCGTGACGATTCCGACGAACCGCTCCGCATTGTGGGAACCCTAGCCGATGTCACCCACCTCAAAGTACAGGAACAAGCGCTCCTGCGGAGTGAACGACACCGCAAACTGGCGCTGGAAGCTGCCCAGGCCGCGACCTGGGAGTGGGATTTAGCCACCAATGACAATATCTGGTCCGATGAAGTCTGGAGTCTCTATGACCTGCCTCCCCACTCCGTGACACCTTCGTATGCAGCCTGGCTGGCGACTATGCATCCTGACGATCAGGAACAAATTGCCCAGGAGGTCCACAATGCGGCAGAAAATCTCGCCCCCTTTCGCCTCGAATGGCGAGTACCACGCAAAGATGGCTCGACGACCTGGCTCATGGCCCGTGGCAAACCGAGCTTGTCCGCAGAAGGGATGCTGGAAAAATTTACCGGTGTTGTCATGGATATCACCGAACGCAAGGAAAATGAAGCCGCACACAACTTGTTGAAAGCCCAGTTGCAGCAATCTCAAAAGATGGAGGCTATAGGAACGCTCGCCGGTGGCATTGCCCATGATTTCAATAATATTCTCGCTGCAATTATGGGCTATGCGGAGATGGCCAAGGACAAAAAGCTACGCCAGCAGGATATTGTCCAAGACCTGGACAAAGTCTTGGAGGCCGGTGGCAGAGCCACCAATCTGGTACGCCAGATTCTGGCGTTCAGCAGGCAAAGTCAGACCAAGTCTGTTGCTCTGGATCCCGTCTTCATGGTCAAAGAGGCGATCAAACTCCTCCGTCCGGCTCTTCCAACCACGATCACTATCTCCCCGATCCTCAACACCAGCAAATGCCACATTTTTGCCGATCCCACCCAGATCCACCAGGTGGTGATGAACCTCTGCACCAATGCCTTTCATGCCATGGAAACAACCGGTGGGGAACTGAGTATCGCTCTTTATGATACACACCTCACACCTCAGGATCTGGAGCAGGACTCTGGCGTAGGCCCCGGAGACTTTGTGTGCCTCTCCATTGGCGATACCGGCCCTGGCATCGCTCCGGAAATCAGAGAAAAAATATTTGACCCCTATTTCACCACCAAGGAGATTGGCCGGGGCACCGGCATGGGCCTCTCCATTGTGCATGGAATCGCGAAGGCTGCGAAAGGCTTTATTCGCTGCACCAGTTGCCCTGGTGAAGGGACCAGATTTGACGTCTATTTTCCGGCTTTCAACCAGATACCTGAAGCAAAACAAGTGGAGAGAGCGGAGGATCTAGAGGGGAATGAACATATCCTGCTCATTGACGACGAACCGATGCTTGCCGAGATGCAACGCACCATGTTGACAATGCATGGATATACGGTAACCACCTGCAACAATGCAGGAGATGCTCTGGCCTTGTTTGAGCAAACTCCGGACGCCTTTGATGCGGTCATCACCGATCAAACCATGCCCGGGATGACCGGCATGGAGCTCTCAAAAACCTTGCTCCAACTCCGCCCGGGACTACCTATTATTTTATGTACCGGCTACAGTAGTCTGATTAACGAAGAAAAGGCTCGTCAACAGGGTATTCAAGGGTTTGCTTTCAAACCACTGACCAACAAAGAACTGGTCCAGTTGCTTCGGGCGGTGCTGGACAGGAAGAAAAACGGCAAGGGGCCGGCTGCTTGAATTTTGCCCCGTGGGCACACTTTCTCCACGATACCTTTCTTGCAACTTGCTCAAAAAGGGTGCCCCCCTGCTTTAGGGAGGCACCCTGAGGTTGGGAACTATCGTGATTATCTGGTAGGGTAAAATAAAATCTCTACTGAGGGACAGAGCCCCCTTTGGGGAACTGTCATCAATTCAACTCCCTCTTCACGCGCTCTTCATAGGGGACGCGGCTGATCTCGCACCAGACATTCTCCCGGGCGACCAAACCACCAGAACTCTTATCAGTCAGCTCAACAGCTTCACGGCCATCCTCTGCATAGGCGACGCACCATTGAGTGCTGCTGGCATTATATTCGTGCCAGTCCTGGCTGAAGGTATCGCTGGGCTCTTTGGCGGCCTCAGAGACAAAGGGGTAGGAGTTCAGCGTCTTGGTATCGACAACTTTGGCCTCGCCATTATGGACAACATAAAATTTTTTCATTTGTAATCTCCAGTGCTAAGAGAGTAGAGTTCTGTTTGCTATGCACTACATAGTAATAATTCTCATTCTATTTTGGCAAGGGTAAAAATGAAATTTTTCTCTTTTCCTCTTTGTCGCCCCATTTCCCGCCATTGACGCCGAACTCTCTGATCATGTTTCCGCCACAACAACCTCTTTATCAACACTATATTGGCATAGACTACTCGGGTGCCCAGGCAAGTGACACCGGCATAAAGGGATTACGCGTCTATGCCGCATCAGGGACAACGCCCCCCAGTGAAGTACTCCCCTCGTCCCCAAGGCACCGCTTCTGGTCCAGGCGTGCCCTTGCCTACTGGCTTCTGGAACAACTCAACACCAACCAGCCAACCATCATTGGAATTGACCACGGATTCTCCTTTCCTCTTCAGTATTTTGAGGCCCATTCCCTTGAAAAATACTGGCCCGAATTTTTAAAAGACTTTCAGCACCACTGGCCCACAGACTTGCAAAAAACCAGCGTTCAACAGATACGGGACCACCAGTTGGGTAATGGTCAGGCACGCCAGGGAAACAGCCGCTGGCGACGCCTGGTTGAAGTGAGGGCCCGGGCCAAGTCGGTTTTCCATTTCGATGTCCCAGGTTCGGTGGCAAAATCAACCCATGCCGGACTTCCCTGGCTCCATTTTCTTCGTTCCAGGGTCACAGCTCCCCTGCACTTCTGGCCCTATGATGGCTGGCAGCCCTCCATGGGGCACTCACTGATTACAGAAATCTACCCTTCCCTGTGGAATAAACTCTATCCTCATCAGAATCGAACACCGGACCAGCATGATGCCTATGTGGCGACTCGTTGGCTGCAGGAAACCGATCAAAAAAGAGAATTGCCTCGCTACCTCCATCCCGAACTAACACTTGAGGAAGAACAAATTGCCCGCTTTGAGGGGTGGATTCTCGGCGTTCTTTAAATCGGAGCTGCATGGCTTATCCCCAGAATCAATGAAATACCTCCTTGCCAAAAGCGACTTTCCTCCCCTAAGATACCACTTGATATTGACCAGTTACTCTTTTCCACTTTGCCAGAACCTCAAGAACATTCCATGAACGCCCAGATCCCCATCCGTTTAAAACTCTTTTTCAGCCATGTACTTGCCGTTCTCCTTGTTTCCGGGAGCATAGGCACCTATTTCTACACCAGCGCTGCCGATAGCCTCCTCACAGGTCTCCAAGAACGATTACAATCAAGCGCTGCGCTCATCAGCCAGATGATCGATGCCAACATGTTGAGAAATATCACGACCAAGGCAGACATCACTCAGAAGCAATACACCAAGGTGCTGGAACAGCTCAGACAGCTGAGAAGAATGAACCCGGACATTGCCTTTCTCTATGTAATGCGCCAACAGGGAGAACAAGTTTTTTTTGTGATCGACTCGGATGAATCTGAGGAACAGGCCATGCCCGGACAGGAATACACGGCTGTTGTCCCGAGACTCCTCCAGGGGTTTACCAGTGTCAGTGTGGATGATGAGATCAACACCGACCAATGGGGATCATTTCTCTCAGGTTATGCTCCCCTGAACAACGGACAGGGGGAGTTTTTGGTAGGACTGGATATGCGTGCAGGCAAGGTCAGCAGCAAATACAGAAGTTTAAGGATTTCTGGCATCTGTTCTCTCTTGGCCTCTATTGCCCTGGCTTTTCTCTTTTCCAAGTACCTGGCCGCTCGCCTCACCGGCCCTATTGATCTCGCCATCACCCGCTGTACTGACATTGCCCGGGGAAAACTCGACGAACAGATCACCCTGACAACCAATGATGAGTTGGACCAACTGCTCAAGGCCTTTAACGAGATGTCTGCTGCACTTGCCCAGAGTGAAAAGATCAAGCAGGAGGCATTTACCGCCCTGCAACACTCCAAAGATGAGCTGGAAATTCGGGTCCACCAGCGGACCGATGACCTCAACGAGGTCAATACCCGCCTCAGCCACGAGATCGCCCAACGTATCATTGCCCAAAATGCGTTGCAGGAGGCGGCAATGATTGACCCGCTTACCCGTTTGTACAACCGACGGGCAATGCTGGAACGGCTGGAGCATGAAGGTGCACGCTGCCAGCGCAGCCATACCCCGTTTACCCTGATTTTTATCGACCTTGATCACTTCAAGGCAGTCAACGATCAGCTGGGCCACGACGCCGGAGACAGTGTCCTTGTTGAGGCGGGAATTCGCATGAAAAGCATGCTCCGTTCTCAGGATTCAGTATCTCGCTGGGGTGGTGAAGAGTTTGTGCTTCTGCTCCCTGAAACTGAACTATGCAGTGGTTTATTGGTGGCAGAGAAGATTCGGGCGCGTATCGGAGAGAGCCCTTTTTATGCCTGTGGCACTCCGGTCGAGGTCACGGCGAGCTTCGGTTTGTCCGTCTACGAGGCAGGGATGGAGGTAAAACAGGTGATCAGAGAGGCAGATGAGGCCATGTTCCTGGCAAAAAATAAAGGCAGAGACCGCATAGAACTGGCTGGTGGCAGAAGCTGCTGAACATAATCGCCTGCCCAGCAGCAAAAATTAAACGAACCGCACTCGTCAACTCCTGAGTGCGGTTCGTAGTGTTCAGTCCTTTTTTTGACCGAACTGCTCGTAGCTAACCTGGGTGGTTAAGAGCGAGGTGGCGGGATGCCCCTCTTTGCTGCCCTCGGGATAACCGATTCCCACCATGGCAAGCACCTCTATCCCCTCAGGTAGGCTCAGCAAGTCACGCATATACTCCTGCGAGGGAGTTCCATCTTCGCGTTCTCGCTGGCGCAGCTGTACCCAGCAACTCCCCAAGCCCAGGTCTGCCGCCTCCAGATGGACCAGAAGGGTGGCGATCGAAGCATCTTCAATCCATACGTCACTTTTGCTGCTATCCGCACAAACAACAATAACAAGCGGCGCGCCGGCAAGAAAGGTGGCGCCGTGGCTCTTCGCCTTGGAGAGGGCCTGAATACGATCTTTGTCCCTGACCACGACAAATTCCCAGGGATTGAACCCTTTAGATGAGGGGGAACGCAAGGCCGCCTCCAGAAGGAGGTCGAGCTTTTCCTGTTCAATGGGTTGATCCGTGAAACGACGAAGACTTCTTCTGCTGCGTAACAAATCAATCAACATATGCTTCCTCATGAAATTTTGATGGGACTGATGACCATTGAGAGCCTCTTGCCGCTGAGTCATGCCTGTGTTCATGCCAGTGACAGGGCTATCTCCCGCTGGATGGCGTTGATGCAGGCCTCGGGATCTTGGGCATCACGGATGGGACGCCCGATGACCAGATAATCTGAGCCATCGGCAATGGCCCGCCCGGGAGTGGCAACCCGCTGCTGATCGTTGAGATCGGCACCTGCCGGTCGAATACCGGGGGTGACCATGACAAACTCCTGGCCAAGCTGTTGGCGCAGCAAAGGTGCTTCCATGGCGGAACAGACAATGCCATGACAGCCGACGCTCAGCACAGCTCGTGCGCGTTGCAGGACGAGATCCTCCACGGTGCCCTGGTATTGCAGTTCACTAACCTGTTCATTTCCAAAACTTGTCAAGACGGTAACTGCCAGTATCTGGATATCGGTATTGGCTTCCAGGGCAGCCTCCACCACCGGACTGTACCCATGAACTGTGGTCAGGGAGATCCCCCGGTCGGCAAACTGTTCCACCGCCAGCTTCACAGTGGCCGGGATATCATACAGCTTGAGATCAAGCATGACCTTGCAGCCCTTGCGGACAATGTAATCCACCACACTCCAGCCACCGGAGAAAAAGAGCTGCATCCCCACTTTGAAAAAACGAACATGGTCAGATAGGCGATCGACCAGGGCTATGGCTTTGCGGGGATCAGCCACATCCAGAGCAAAAATAATACGTTCTTCCAGGGGAATATCGGTTACGTTCATGCGCTGATCATCTCCTCTTTGAGCATACGGTCGGCAAAATCGAGCACAAACTGACGCTGGGCAGCGGTGGCCTGAGCGATACAGGTGCAGTGCATGTTGCTGCCACTGCGCACCAGCAGCTCAAAACGAATGGCGGTTTCTTCCAGCACGACGGTACAGTAAAAGGGTGCGCAATCACCATGACCGATCTGCTCAGGCCCGATCAGATCAGGAGGAATTTCCAGAAAATAAACCCCCTCCAGCCCCCCGTGCTTCAAGGTCCGTTTCAGATAACTATCCAAGGTATCGCGTTCGAGAAACGAGATCTCGTCAATCATGTACTGTCGCATGCTCTTTCCTTTACAGCCAGTTTAGAGAGTGCCCCTGACGCCTTTTGGTACTCAGCGTGTACAAACGTCCGTGGGGTGTGAGTCAATTCAAGTATTCTTTGCTGCCATCGTAAATAGCCAAAATCCTGCAACCTCGCAAACGCAAAATCAAGATGATACCGCGTTCTGACAAACCATTTCAGAGGCGCTTGCGGGCACAGTATTATAAATACTCCGCCGCCAGCGAGGCCAGATGACTGCGCTCGGAACGGGTCAAGGTGATGTGCCCGCAGGTCTCATGCCCTTTGAGGCGTTCCACGGTGTAACTCAGCCCGTTACTGCTGGCATCGAGATAGGGGTTGTCGATCTGCTCGGGATCGCCGGTGAGGATCATTTTGGTCCCCTCTCCAGCCCGGCTGATAATGGTTTTAACCTCGTGCGGAGTCAGATTCTGCGCCTCATCAATAATCACATACTGACGTGAGATCGAACGCCCTCGGATATAGGTCAGGGCTTCCAGTTCGATACGGTCTTCCCGCAAAAGACGCTTGATGCCCAACTCGGCGGCCGCATCCTGTTTCCCCCCGTTGGTCAATCCCATGAGGTAGCTCAGGTTATCAAAAATTGGCTGCATCCACAGCTTCATTTTTTCATCTTTGCTGCCGGGAAGGTATCCAATATCCTTGCCCAGAGGTATCACAGGCCGGGAGACCAGCATTTTTTCGTACTTGTCCGCCTTGATGGAATTGGCCATACCCGCTGCCAGCGCCAGCAAGGTTTTACCGGTTCCGGCCTGCCCTACCATCGTCACCAGGGCAACTGCCGGATCCATGAGCAGCTCCAGGGCAACACGCTGCTCCATGGAGCGGGGGCGAAGATTAAAGGCGCTGTCAAACACCGGATTAAGTGGCCTGAGTTGCGAGCCCGCTTTGCTGGCACGCCCAACGGCGGTGTGCTTATCATTTTGCTCATCCATCAGAAGGACACACTCGTTTGGGAGAAACTCCTCATCTGCAAGCTCGAGTTCTTTGCCCTGGTAGAGGTGATCAATCTTGGATGCGCTGACCTTGATTGTTCGCCAACCGGTGTAGAGCTGATCAAAATCGGCCTTTTCCTGTTCAAAATCCATCACCGCAATTCCCAGGGCATCGGCCTTGAGCCGGGCATTGATATCTTTGGAGACAAAGATAACCCGCTTCCCCTCCTTATGCAGCCGATAGGCGGTGGCGATAATCCGATTATCAGGAATATTGAGGTCAATGCAGGTACCGCAATCGTCCTCTTTTTCCATGGTTATCCAGACCTTTCCCCCATCTTCGGTGGGGACCCCCTTGCCCAGACTCCCCTGCCCGCGCAGTTGGTCCAGGGTACGAATAACCTGACGAGCGTTCCGTCCGAGCTCGTCATTATTTTTTTTGAACTTGTCGAGCTCCTCGATCACCGTCATGGGGAGGACGACCACATTATCAGCAAAACAGGTAATTGCCGCATTACTGTGCAGCAGGACATTGGTATCAAGGACGAAATGTTTTTTAGCGGACATGCAGCTCCTGATTGCAGGGGAGGAAATCCTTCACCTGAAGGTGTGACAGTGGGGAGGGCTGAACAAGATATCTTTTCGATAAACAACGATGTGTTCAAAAAGAGATTTCTTCTTGAGTTTCCCCACCGTTACGGTACATTCTGATTGCAAACAACCCAAGTGGCAAGCCGGTCCCCCGTTGACTCGGCCCGCCCAATTGAGGCCCTGCGCTCTTCTCTGAGCCAGAGCCCTTACAGATCGAGGCTGGTCGTATCCTGGTTGATAACTTCCGCCCCTTCTTCGGTGACGATCACCATATTCTCCAGGCGAATACCGCCCCAGTCTGCGAGGTACAATCCCGGCTCAACGGTGACCACCATTCCGGCCTCAAGCTTGTTTGTCCCTCGGGGAGAGAGGCGGGGATCTTCATGGACGGCAATACCCACGCCATGCCCCAGACCATGACCGAAGGCGTCGCCGTATCCTGCTTCGCTGAGCACCTGGCGGGCAGCACGGTCCACTTCGACCCCGGTAGCACCGGCACGAATAGCGCCAATCCCGGCAAGCATGGCCTGGCGCACGATCCGGTGCCGTTCAATAAAACGCTGATCAGGTTTGCCCGCCACAAAGGTCCGGGTCATATCTGAACAGTAGCCATTGAGGATCAACCCCATATCAATCAACACCAG
Coding sequences within it:
- a CDS encoding diguanylate cyclase, whose amino-acid sequence is MNAQIPIRLKLFFSHVLAVLLVSGSIGTYFYTSAADSLLTGLQERLQSSAALISQMIDANMLRNITTKADITQKQYTKVLEQLRQLRRMNPDIAFLYVMRQQGEQVFFVIDSDESEEQAMPGQEYTAVVPRLLQGFTSVSVDDEINTDQWGSFLSGYAPLNNGQGEFLVGLDMRAGKVSSKYRSLRISGICSLLASIALAFLFSKYLAARLTGPIDLAITRCTDIARGKLDEQITLTTNDELDQLLKAFNEMSAALAQSEKIKQEAFTALQHSKDELEIRVHQRTDDLNEVNTRLSHEIAQRIIAQNALQEAAMIDPLTRLYNRRAMLERLEHEGARCQRSHTPFTLIFIDLDHFKAVNDQLGHDAGDSVLVEAGIRMKSMLRSQDSVSRWGGEEFVLLLPETELCSGLLVAEKIRARIGESPFYACGTPVEVTASFGLSVYEAGMEVKQVIREADEAMFLAKNKGRDRIELAGGRSC
- a CDS encoding PhoH family protein, whose protein sequence is MSAKKHFVLDTNVLLHSNAAITCFADNVVVLPMTVIEELDKFKKNNDELGRNARQVIRTLDQLRGQGSLGKGVPTEDGGKVWITMEKEDDCGTCIDLNIPDNRIIATAYRLHKEGKRVIFVSKDINARLKADALGIAVMDFEQEKADFDQLYTGWRTIKVSASKIDHLYQGKELELADEEFLPNECVLLMDEQNDKHTAVGRASKAGSQLRPLNPVFDSAFNLRPRSMEQRVALELLMDPAVALVTMVGQAGTGKTLLALAAGMANSIKADKYEKMLVSRPVIPLGKDIGYLPGSKDEKMKLWMQPIFDNLSYLMGLTNGGKQDAAAELGIKRLLREDRIELEALTYIRGRSISRQYVIIDEAQNLTPHEVKTIISRAGEGTKMILTGDPEQIDNPYLDASSNGLSYTVERLKGHETCGHITLTRSERSHLASLAAEYL
- the pyrF gene encoding orotidine-5'-phosphate decarboxylase, with translation MNVTDIPLEERIIFALDVADPRKAIALVDRLSDHVRFFKVGMQLFFSGGWSVVDYIVRKGCKVMLDLKLYDIPATVKLAVEQFADRGISLTTVHGYSPVVEAALEANTDIQILAVTVLTSFGNEQVSELQYQGTVEDLVLQRARAVLSVGCHGIVCSAMEAPLLRQQLGQEFVMVTPGIRPAGADLNDQQRVATPGRAIADGSDYLVIGRPIRDAQDPEACINAIQREIALSLA
- a CDS encoding PAS domain S-box protein; this translates as MPSTEQSLSPCGIVGIGASAGGHAPLEAIFTRLPSDTGLAFVVVMHLPPQGPSHLTDLLRQYTTMPVLAAEESMELHANTIYTIVPGSFLTLKSQTFHLEPYREQQQLPHPIDRLLESLASEKKHAAIGVILSGYGKDGAQGVEYIKEQGGSVLVQEPGSAINASMPDQAIDTGCVDLVLADQDIASTLVGLAKQLCEHSIPSKKTPVDSKELDQLFSLLKAQTGHDFSGYKRNTLLRRIDRRMLVKGAENFQQYLKLFAENASEAEALYQELLIGVTGFFRDPEAFDLLRTQVIPQLFAHRHEEDPVRIWHACCATGEEAYSVAILLLEYLKEKKLSHKIQIFATDLDEGAINQARAGLYSSAIEQEVSQDCLEKYFTQTGANWQVAKQLREMIVFAQHNIIKDPPFSRLDLLVCRNFLIYLNPEMQKRLIALFHQVLHPGSFLFLGSAENVGLQSNLFTPLDKKWKIFYRQNGEQRHNLLFPFFGPIRRIPGLSSPSRRTDAKESVPPALLAERLLLERFVPARIIVNEHNEVVHFSKQAGTYLLTPEGEPTRDLLKLIREELRPALRAAIYKSFAEDKKNQFQGIKFRVDGHERTVNLIVLPLHAGTSSERLAIVLFEPAPAPLTPPGSPRGTMITDNQSCESVIHHLEEQLRVTTEQLLATEKQLESSNEGFLLANEELMATNEELQSANEELQATNEELETSKEELQALNEELITVNVELQGKIEELDRTNTDLENLFSSAEVATIFLDHALNIKRYSPAMARLCNLIPADIGRPFRHLSSISPWSELPTDAANVLQSQQPLEREVDLNDDERSFIMRMLPYRNADKTVDGVVLTLIDITQRKRMEMELEETAANLKLLIEQAPVSLAMFDREMNHLQVSRRWMVDFNLGDQDIIGRSHYEVFPEIPQDWREAHQKGLRGELLQSDGDLFERLDGSKQWIRWKIRPWKDAAGQIGGIVIFAEDITAIKEAREILHRYELLAEHSQDIILFVDHATGRLVEANSTACESYGYSRDELLHLTINDLRLSDSEDLSRQQMDEAEAQGILFETIHRRKDGTTFIAEVNSVGAQIEGRDLLLSIVRDISERKQAALQVAQLASIVASSDDAIISKNLEGIIQSWNAGAERLFGYQATEIIGQHITVIVPQELRAEEKKIQQTLAAGGRLDHFETVRLTNTGQRIDVSLSVSPLVDDNNKVIGISKIARDISEKIQAARALEQSEERLRQTLNATSEAIWDWDLRSGKIYRSSRYFELVGRDPAEDSKDFAFFLSTVHPDDRPQVLATIEAHKKRLTPSMEYDFRLNPQFGYGKWLKVKGKAVLRDDSDEPLRIVGTLADVTHLKVQEQALLRSERHRKLALEAAQAATWEWDLATNDNIWSDEVWSLYDLPPHSVTPSYAAWLATMHPDDQEQIAQEVHNAAENLAPFRLEWRVPRKDGSTTWLMARGKPSLSAEGMLEKFTGVVMDITERKENEAAHNLLKAQLQQSQKMEAIGTLAGGIAHDFNNILAAIMGYAEMAKDKKLRQQDIVQDLDKVLEAGGRATNLVRQILAFSRQSQTKSVALDPVFMVKEAIKLLRPALPTTITISPILNTSKCHIFADPTQIHQVVMNLCTNAFHAMETTGGELSIALYDTHLTPQDLEQDSGVGPGDFVCLSIGDTGPGIAPEIREKIFDPYFTTKEIGRGTGMGLSIVHGIAKAAKGFIRCTSCPGEGTRFDVYFPAFNQIPEAKQVERAEDLEGNEHILLIDDEPMLAEMQRTMLTMHGYTVTTCNNAGDALALFEQTPDAFDAVITDQTMPGMTGMELSKTLLQLRPGLPIILCTGYSSLINEEKARQQGIQGFAFKPLTNKELVQLLRAVLDRKKNGKGPAA
- a CDS encoding nitroreductase family protein, coding for MLIDLLRSRRSLRRFTDQPIEQEKLDLLLEAALRSPSSKGFNPWEFVVVRDKDRIQALSKAKSHGATFLAGAPLVIVVCADSSKSDVWIEDASIATLLVHLEAADLGLGSCWVQLRQREREDGTPSQEYMRDLLSLPEGIEVLAMVGIGYPEGSKEGHPATSLLTTQVSYEQFGQKKD